The Vitis riparia cultivar Riparia Gloire de Montpellier isolate 1030 chromosome 10, EGFV_Vit.rip_1.0, whole genome shotgun sequence genome includes a region encoding these proteins:
- the LOC117922897 gene encoding U-box domain-containing protein 7, which translates to MSPLQQPPTLSDSFSSSSSSASASASWFFPYPKLRFFTRIRRFLRSKSLAKRSSPSARFEEETVIEGMGEEEESLGLQRSVKRLHFGSWEEKEVAAMEIRRLAQEDVKTRKSLAELGVVPPLVAMVGSPVVGRRRLAVQTLIELANGTYTNKALMVEAGLLSNLPQNTDTIDESTMHEFARLLLSISFLANTQFPLNSTEILPFLVAILESGSSIETKESCICTLYNLSAVLDNSGPLVNGGVVQSLLRLVSVKEVSEKALATLGNLVVTMMGKKAVENSTLVPESLIEIMTWEDKPKCQELSAYILMILAHQSSVQRQKMAKAGIVPVLLEVALLGSPLAQKRVLKLLQWFKDERQTRMGPHSGPQAGRYVMGSPVNQRETLEGKKLMKTMVKQSLNKNMEMITRRANAATAASTLKTLVISTSSKSLPY; encoded by the exons ATGTCTCCTCTTCAACAACCACCAACCCTCTctgattctttttcttcttcttcttcttctgcgtCTGCGTCTGCTTCCTGGTTCTTTCCCTACCCTAAGCTCCGGTTCTTCACCCGCATACGCCGCTTCCTCCGCTCTAAATCTTTAGCCAAACGCTCTTCTCCCTCTGCCCGCTTCGAGGAGGAGACGGTCATTGAAGGGATGGGGGAGGAAGAGGAGTCGTTGGGGTTGCAGAGATCGGTGAAGAGGCTTCACTTTGGGAGCTGGGAGGAGAAGGAGGTTGCCGCTATGGAGATCAGGAGACTCGCCCAGGAAGATGTCAAGACCAGGAAGTCGCTGGCGGAGCTCGGCGTTGTACCGCCCTTGGTGGCGATGGTTGGTTCGCCTGTCGTCGGGCGCCGGAGGTTGGCGGTTCAGACTTTGATCGAGCTCGCTAATGGAACATACAC GAACAAGGCCCTCATGGTGGAAGCAGGACTCCTATCAAACCTACCACAAAACACAGACACCATAGATGAGTCAACAATGCATGAATTCGCACGGCTCCTGCTGTCGATATCTTTTCTAGCCAACACCCAATTCCCTCTCAATTCAACCGAAATTCTCCCATTTCTTGTGGCCATTCTTGAGTCGGGTTCAAGCATTGAAACCAAAGAGTCATGTATATGCACTCTGTACAATCTCTCTGCCGTGTTAGACAATTCTGGGCCTTTGGTCAATGGTGGGGTGGTGCAGTCTCTTTTGAGGTTGGTATCAGTAAAGGAAGTCTCCGAGAAAGCACTAGCCACACTAGGGAACTTGGTTGTGACCATGATGGGGAAAAAGGCAGTGGAGAATAGTACATTGGTGCCTGAGAGTTTGATAGAGATCATGACATGGGAGGACAAGCCCAAGTGCCAAGAACTGTCTGCATACATACTGATGATCCTAGCTCATCAAAGCTCAGTACAACGACAAAAAATGGCTAAGGCAGGGATTGTCCCTGTGCTGCTTGAAGTGGCCTTATTGGGAAGTCCTCTAGCTCAAAAAAGAGTACTAAAACTATTACAGTGGTTCAAAGACGAGCGGCAAACAAGAATGGGGCCTCATTCCGGGCCACAGGCCGGGAGGTATGTGATGGGTTCGCCCGTGAACCAGAGGGAGACGCTTGAAGGAAAGAAACTGATGAAGACGATGGTAAAGCAAAGTCTAAATAAGAATATGGAGATGATTACACGACGGGCTAATGCTGCAACCGCTGCTTCCACGCTCAAGACCTTGGTTATCAGCACAAGTTCCAAGAGCTTGCCTTACTAG
- the LOC117923330 gene encoding uncharacterized protein LOC117923330 codes for MQAKGKKEIMGAAPNVGVGGIQASIGFPGNDALQPLTTLGSQYGGPRGLSSHGGFPQVGGGVAVLPHHQHPFSIGGPALTPIGSRAPPSLGSGGAYVGGTGGAYGVGSQYGGPRSGESSQHRKRLGCCDYWFSRQSSFACDLFVILLVFG; via the exons ATGCAGGCGAAGGGAAAAAAGGAAATCATGGGGGCAGCACCAAATGTTGGGGTCGGTGGAATTCAGGCCTCAATTGGGTTCCCGGGAAATGATGCTCTCCAGCCGTTAACAACGCTTGGTTCACAGTACGGCGGACCCAGAGGTCTGTCTTCCCATGGGGGTTTCCCTCAGGTTGGAGGGGGAGTGGCGGTTTTACCGCACCACCAGCACCCTTTCTCCATTGGTGGTCCGGCGTTGACACCAATTGGGAGTCGGGCGCCCCCATCACTAGGTAGTGGTGGTGCATATGTTGGTGGAACGGGAGGAGCTTATGGTGTGGGATCTCAGTACGGTGGCCCGAGATCTGGTGAGTCTTCACAGCATAG GAAGCGGTTGGGTTGCTGCGATTATTGGTTTTCACGCCAAAGTTCTTTTGCATGCGACTTGTTTGTCATTTTGTTGGTTTTTGGCTGA
- the LOC117923645 gene encoding uncharacterized protein LOC117923645: MDFIDKGVAWARNICETFEAMCLEVDDIMYKHAEQAMGSQDDMSLPTSYEFAGCKFFRKAVESSKLVNAIAHPSSALLSSSSVTCNESSKCKGWDIDLIPGDALYAETVNNPAAYGTVSALKLSQDGFEAYNKFAESELSVSLLEIGITNVAEPSMTTIRANDKLKLDENYTVVESHERCSASCKAANHRYCKESQVSKTRLARGEDNKLQAGDVDAGSNQQKGHDLWESEWVLV, translated from the exons ATGGATTTCATAGATAAAGGTGTAGCCTGGGCTAGGAACATATGCGAAACGTTTGAAGCTATGTGCTTGGAGGTGGATGATATCATGTACAAg CATGCAGAACAAGCAATGGGTAGCCAAGACGATATGTCACTCCCAACCTCATATGAGTTTGCAGGGTGCAAATTTTTCAGGAAGGCAGTGGAAAGTAGTAAACTTGTAAATGCCATTGCTCATCCTTCAAGTGCTCTGCTATCTTCTAGTTCTGTTACTTGCAATGAATCTTCCAAGTGTAAAGGTTGGGATATTGATCTTATCCCTGGTGATGCCTTGTATGCAGAAACAGTTA ACAACCCTGCAGCCTATGGGACTGTATCTGCATTAAAGCTTTCCCAAGATGGGTTTGAGGCCTACAATAAATTTGCTGAGTCAGAGCTTTCTGTTTCTCTTCTTGAAATTG GAATTACCAATGTTGCTGAGCCAAGCATGACAACCATCCGGGCAAACGATAAGTTGAAGCTTGATGAAAATTACACTGTAGTGGAGAGTCATGAACGTTGTTCTGCCTCTTGTAAGGCAGCAAATCATAGATATTGCAAG GAGTCTCAAGTCTCGAAGACAAGGTTAGCGAGAGGGGAGGATAACAAGCTGCAAGCAGGAGATGTTGATGCGGGATCCAATCAACAGAAGGGTCATGATTTGTGGGAATCTGAGTGGGTGCTTGTCTAG
- the LOC117923641 gene encoding uncharacterized protein YNL011C isoform X1, protein MADLGLGPPFSKALPFHFPISPSRFHSAPRSLTMAADHPHSYSFSNPNPIPDPSTSQPSLLVFSGGTAFNGVVEELKKLTTCVAHVLPVSDDGGSTAEIVRVLGGPAVGDIRSRCLRLSDQSTSEALAVRKLLGHRLPLDAQAAKLEWYQIVEGEHALWEGVSKPYRETIRSFLAYFQNQILRRSKESFCFSNGSIGNFFFAGARIFFDSLDAAIFLFSRVSDLPTESLILPVISTNDRFTLGCELWDGSIIRGQNEISHPTSGSMQPINKEISSVRPLPSAIKRVFYMSSEGRNLLHEVFPTANPAVLDQLSNVDCIVYAMGSLFTSICPSLVLLGIGEIISSSSCLKVLLLNGTHDRETSGFSASRFVSAITDALNRTYGDPQNRLKNPPSQYINTLLVPKDGQIPVDVQCLASQGIFHVITVDSICDPDMGIIFDPKSLIRALADLIGRQTTTNVIEAQ, encoded by the exons ATGGCGGACCTTGGGTTGGGTCCCCCGTTTTCAAAGGCTCTACCATTCCACTTTCCAATTTCTCCCTCCCGTTTTCACTCTGCACCAAGGTCTCTCACCATGGCTGCCGATCATCCCCATTCCTACTCCTTTTCTAACCCTAACCCTATTCCTGACCCATCAACTTCCCAGCCTTCCTTGCTCGTCTTCTCAG GTGGCACTGCCTTTAATGGTGTTGTGGAAGagcttaaaaaattaacaacttGTGTTGCACATGTTCTCCCTGTTTCTGATGATGGAGGGAGTACTGCTGAGATCGTTCGTGTGCTTG GTGGCCCAGCAGTTGGAGACATACGATCAAGATGTTTGAGATTGTCTGACCAAAGTACTTCAGAGGCTCTTGCTGTGCGCAAATTGCTTGGTCATCGCTTGCCTCTTGATGCACAAGCAGCCAAATTAGAATG GTATCAGATTGTGGAAGGAGAGCATGCTCTTTGGGAAGGGGTATCAAAGCCCTACAGGGAAACAATTCGATCTTTTTTAGCTTACTTTCAGAATCAG ATTCTTCGACGGTCTAAGGAATCATTTTGTTTCAGTAATGGCAG CATTGGGAATTTTTTCTTTGCAGGAGCTCGCATATTCTTTGACTCTTTAGATGCtgcaatatttttgttttcacgTGTTTCAGATCTTCCCACAGAAAGTCTTATCCTTCCAGTAATTTCCACCAATGACAGGTTTACACTGGGATGTGAATTGTGG GATGGATCTATTATACGTGGTCAGAATGAGATATCTCATCCAACAAGTGGATCCATGCAACCAATAAACAAG GAAATCTCTTCAGTTCGACCTCTACCTTCAGCAATAAAGCGGGTGTTCTATATGTCAAGTGAAGGAAGAAATTTGTTGCATGAG GTGTTCCCCACAGCAAACCCAGCTGTGCTGGACCAGTTAAGCAATGTAGATTGCATTGTTTATGCTATGGGCTCCCTCTTTACTTCCATTTGCCCATCACTG GTATTACTTGGCATAGGGGAGATTATCTCTTCAAGCTCTTGTTTGAag gtACTTCTGTTGAATGGTACACATGATCGAGAAACTAGTGGCTTCTCTGCTTCTAGATTTGTATCTGCCATTACAGATGCTCTAAATCGAACTTATGGAGATCCTCAGAATCGTCTTAAGAACCCT CCAAGTCAGTATATCAATACTCTTCTAGTGCCCAAAGATGGTCAAATTCCTGTAGATGTTCAATGCTTGGCTTCACAAGGAATCTTTCATGTG ATAACTGTGGATTCAATATGTGATCCCGACATGGGTATAATTTTTGACCCAAAATCATTAATAAGAGCTCTGGCAGATTTGATAGGCAGACAAACGACCACAAATGTTATAGAGGCACAGTGA
- the LOC117923641 gene encoding uncharacterized protein LOC117923641 isoform X2: MADLGLGPPFSKALPFHFPISPSRFHSAPRSLTMAADHPHSYSFSNPNPIPDPSTSQPSLLVFSGGTAFNGVVEELKKLTTCVAHVLPVSDDGGSTAEIVRVLGGPAVGDIRSRCLRLSDQSTSEALAVRKLLGHRLPLDAQAAKLEWYQIVEGEHALWEGVSKPYRETIRSFLAYFQNQILRRSKESFCFSNGSIGNFFFAGARIFFDSLDAAIFLFSRVSDLPTESLILPVISTNDRFTLGCELWEISSVRPLPSAIKRVFYMSSEGRNLLHEVFPTANPAVLDQLSNVDCIVYAMGSLFTSICPSLVLLGIGEIISSSSCLKVLLLNGTHDRETSGFSASRFVSAITDALNRTYGDPQNRLKNPPSQYINTLLVPKDGQIPVDVQCLASQGIFHVITVDSICDPDMGIIFDPKSLIRALADLIGRQTTTNVIEAQ; the protein is encoded by the exons ATGGCGGACCTTGGGTTGGGTCCCCCGTTTTCAAAGGCTCTACCATTCCACTTTCCAATTTCTCCCTCCCGTTTTCACTCTGCACCAAGGTCTCTCACCATGGCTGCCGATCATCCCCATTCCTACTCCTTTTCTAACCCTAACCCTATTCCTGACCCATCAACTTCCCAGCCTTCCTTGCTCGTCTTCTCAG GTGGCACTGCCTTTAATGGTGTTGTGGAAGagcttaaaaaattaacaacttGTGTTGCACATGTTCTCCCTGTTTCTGATGATGGAGGGAGTACTGCTGAGATCGTTCGTGTGCTTG GTGGCCCAGCAGTTGGAGACATACGATCAAGATGTTTGAGATTGTCTGACCAAAGTACTTCAGAGGCTCTTGCTGTGCGCAAATTGCTTGGTCATCGCTTGCCTCTTGATGCACAAGCAGCCAAATTAGAATG GTATCAGATTGTGGAAGGAGAGCATGCTCTTTGGGAAGGGGTATCAAAGCCCTACAGGGAAACAATTCGATCTTTTTTAGCTTACTTTCAGAATCAG ATTCTTCGACGGTCTAAGGAATCATTTTGTTTCAGTAATGGCAG CATTGGGAATTTTTTCTTTGCAGGAGCTCGCATATTCTTTGACTCTTTAGATGCtgcaatatttttgttttcacgTGTTTCAGATCTTCCCACAGAAAGTCTTATCCTTCCAGTAATTTCCACCAATGACAGGTTTACACTGGGATGTGAATTGTGG GAAATCTCTTCAGTTCGACCTCTACCTTCAGCAATAAAGCGGGTGTTCTATATGTCAAGTGAAGGAAGAAATTTGTTGCATGAG GTGTTCCCCACAGCAAACCCAGCTGTGCTGGACCAGTTAAGCAATGTAGATTGCATTGTTTATGCTATGGGCTCCCTCTTTACTTCCATTTGCCCATCACTG GTATTACTTGGCATAGGGGAGATTATCTCTTCAAGCTCTTGTTTGAag gtACTTCTGTTGAATGGTACACATGATCGAGAAACTAGTGGCTTCTCTGCTTCTAGATTTGTATCTGCCATTACAGATGCTCTAAATCGAACTTATGGAGATCCTCAGAATCGTCTTAAGAACCCT CCAAGTCAGTATATCAATACTCTTCTAGTGCCCAAAGATGGTCAAATTCCTGTAGATGTTCAATGCTTGGCTTCACAAGGAATCTTTCATGTG ATAACTGTGGATTCAATATGTGATCCCGACATGGGTATAATTTTTGACCCAAAATCATTAATAAGAGCTCTGGCAGATTTGATAGGCAGACAAACGACCACAAATGTTATAGAGGCACAGTGA
- the LOC117923641 gene encoding uncharacterized protein YNL011C isoform X3 yields MRRVVPMCGTAFNGVVEELKKLTTCVAHVLPVSDDGGSTAEIVRVLGGPAVGDIRSRCLRLSDQSTSEALAVRKLLGHRLPLDAQAAKLEWYQIVEGEHALWEGVSKPYRETIRSFLAYFQNQILRRSKESFCFSNGSIGNFFFAGARIFFDSLDAAIFLFSRVSDLPTESLILPVISTNDRFTLGCELWDGSIIRGQNEISHPTSGSMQPINKEISSVRPLPSAIKRVFYMSSEGRNLLHEVFPTANPAVLDQLSNVDCIVYAMGSLFTSICPSLVLLGIGEIISSSSCLKVLLLNGTHDRETSGFSASRFVSAITDALNRTYGDPQNRLKNPPSQYINTLLVPKDGQIPVDVQCLASQGIFHVITVDSICDPDMGIIFDPKSLIRALADLIGRQTTTNVIEAQ; encoded by the exons ATGAGGAGAGTGGTTCCAATGT GTGGCACTGCCTTTAATGGTGTTGTGGAAGagcttaaaaaattaacaacttGTGTTGCACATGTTCTCCCTGTTTCTGATGATGGAGGGAGTACTGCTGAGATCGTTCGTGTGCTTG GTGGCCCAGCAGTTGGAGACATACGATCAAGATGTTTGAGATTGTCTGACCAAAGTACTTCAGAGGCTCTTGCTGTGCGCAAATTGCTTGGTCATCGCTTGCCTCTTGATGCACAAGCAGCCAAATTAGAATG GTATCAGATTGTGGAAGGAGAGCATGCTCTTTGGGAAGGGGTATCAAAGCCCTACAGGGAAACAATTCGATCTTTTTTAGCTTACTTTCAGAATCAG ATTCTTCGACGGTCTAAGGAATCATTTTGTTTCAGTAATGGCAG CATTGGGAATTTTTTCTTTGCAGGAGCTCGCATATTCTTTGACTCTTTAGATGCtgcaatatttttgttttcacgTGTTTCAGATCTTCCCACAGAAAGTCTTATCCTTCCAGTAATTTCCACCAATGACAGGTTTACACTGGGATGTGAATTGTGG GATGGATCTATTATACGTGGTCAGAATGAGATATCTCATCCAACAAGTGGATCCATGCAACCAATAAACAAG GAAATCTCTTCAGTTCGACCTCTACCTTCAGCAATAAAGCGGGTGTTCTATATGTCAAGTGAAGGAAGAAATTTGTTGCATGAG GTGTTCCCCACAGCAAACCCAGCTGTGCTGGACCAGTTAAGCAATGTAGATTGCATTGTTTATGCTATGGGCTCCCTCTTTACTTCCATTTGCCCATCACTG GTATTACTTGGCATAGGGGAGATTATCTCTTCAAGCTCTTGTTTGAag gtACTTCTGTTGAATGGTACACATGATCGAGAAACTAGTGGCTTCTCTGCTTCTAGATTTGTATCTGCCATTACAGATGCTCTAAATCGAACTTATGGAGATCCTCAGAATCGTCTTAAGAACCCT CCAAGTCAGTATATCAATACTCTTCTAGTGCCCAAAGATGGTCAAATTCCTGTAGATGTTCAATGCTTGGCTTCACAAGGAATCTTTCATGTG ATAACTGTGGATTCAATATGTGATCCCGACATGGGTATAATTTTTGACCCAAAATCATTAATAAGAGCTCTGGCAGATTTGATAGGCAGACAAACGACCACAAATGTTATAGAGGCACAGTGA